The Spirochaetaceae bacterium genome contains a region encoding:
- a CDS encoding ABC transporter permease, with translation MSAYIIRRLWSMIPTLFIATIVVFLLIRLMPGDVIDNIIEDLQNRGTSEAAIAATRAFIEEELGLDVPAPIQYGRWLGILPQPDGRISGILQGDFGLSLWSKKPVLARIAPRWPVTLELGLMALVVSQLISLPIGIYSALRQDTIGDYLARSFAFALIAVPNFWIATLVVVLPSIWWGYTPPIMLIRFGQDPLGNLQMFILPAIVLGMGLSGMTMRMTRTMMLEVLRQDYIRTAWSKGLRERLIVMRHALKNAFIPVVTQIGLLLPLLIGGTVIIENIFGLPGMGQLILDAIAKRDYATVSGLMLLVAAGIMAINLGVDLVYAWLDPRIHYR, from the coding sequence TTGAGTGCCTATATCATCCGCCGGCTCTGGTCCATGATCCCGACGTTGTTCATCGCCACGATCGTGGTGTTTCTGCTGATCCGCCTGATGCCCGGGGACGTGATCGACAACATCATCGAGGATCTGCAGAACCGTGGCACAAGCGAGGCCGCCATCGCAGCCACCCGGGCATTCATCGAGGAGGAGCTCGGGCTCGATGTCCCCGCTCCAATCCAGTATGGCCGCTGGCTGGGTATCCTGCCGCAACCCGACGGTAGGATCAGCGGCATCCTGCAGGGCGACTTCGGCCTCTCGCTGTGGTCCAAGAAGCCGGTGCTGGCGCGCATTGCGCCGCGCTGGCCGGTGACCCTGGAACTGGGCCTGATGGCGCTGGTGGTCAGTCAGCTCATCTCGCTGCCGATCGGCATCTACTCGGCGCTACGCCAGGACACCATCGGCGACTACCTTGCGCGCAGCTTCGCCTTCGCCCTGATTGCGGTGCCCAACTTCTGGATCGCCACCCTGGTGGTGGTGCTGCCGTCGATCTGGTGGGGCTACACCCCGCCGATCATGCTGATCCGGTTCGGCCAGGACCCTCTCGGCAACCTGCAGATGTTCATTCTGCCCGCCATCGTGCTGGGCATGGGCTTGTCCGGCATGACGATGCGCATGACGCGCACCATGATGCTGGAGGTGCTGCGCCAGGACTACATCAGGACGGCGTGGTCCAAGGGCTTGCGCGAGCGGCTCATCGTGATGCGCCACGCACTCAAGAACGCGTTCATTCCGGTCGTCACGCAAATCGGCCTGTTGCTGCCGCTGCTGATCGGCGGCACCGTCATCATCGAGAACATATTCGGCCTGCCCGGCATGGGGCAACTCATCCTCGACGCCATCGCCAAGCGCGACTACGCCACGGTGAGCGGACTGATGCTGCTGGTCGCAGCCGGCATCATGGCGATCAACCTCGGCGTCGACCTGGTGTACGCGTGGCTGGATCCAAGGATCCACTACCGATGA